A stretch of Bos taurus isolate L1 Dominette 01449 registration number 42190680 breed Hereford chromosome 5, ARS-UCD2.0, whole genome shotgun sequence DNA encodes these proteins:
- the LOC101903758 gene encoding mitochondrial import receptor subunit TOM6 homolog: MASSGAGVTAAGSANEAPEIPDNVEDWLRGVYRFATDRNEFRRNLILNLGLFAAGVWLARNLSDIDLMAPQPGV, encoded by the coding sequence ATGGCTTCGAGTGGGGCCGGCGTGACCGCTGCGGGCTCAGCAAATGAAGCTCCCGAAATTCCAGACAACGTGGAGGACTGGCTTCGGGGCGTCTACCGCTTCGCCACCGACAGGAATGAGTTCCGGAGGAACTTGATTCTCAATTTGGGACTCTTTGCTGCTGGAGTTTGGCTGGCCAGAAATTTGAGTGACATTGACCTAATGGCACCTCAGCCTGGGGTCTAG